In Nisaea acidiphila, the DNA window CGGATCTTCGGACCGGATCAGGTCAGGATCCAAGGCTGCCTTGTCGGTCTGATGCGGAAATATTGACAGAAATACGGACGCGGGGGCGGCCTAGCGGCTGCCCCAGATCATGCCGAGGTCCGCGATCCGGACATCTGATTGCGGCTTTTCGCGCGCACGTACGGACAGAACGTGCCGCTTTTCTTCCTGCGCCTTATTGATGGCGACGCTCTTGATCTCGCGCCGGTTGGTCAGCGGGATCTGGTCGAAAACTGAAGTCGCCCATTCCTGACGCGCGGAGTTTTCGATCTCGTCCGAGGCCTTCTTGATTGCGATATAGGCAAGATTCTTCTGGCCCACGACGTCGGAGACCGAAGCGGCGAGAATGTTCAGCGCGCGTTTCTTGACCGTATCAGCCACCCTTGACCCACCTTCCCGTGAAAGTCGCTCGTTAACGAGCTGCAGCAAGTAGAAAAAATTATCGGTGGTTTTTCTAGAAAATTCAATCTTTTTCGTTTTTGCGAAATCTCACGCGTGCCGTCCATGGACGATCCCCATGCACATTTCGTGAGTGAACCACCTCAGGTTGCCCGTCCTTCATCCAAACCGCAATCGCGCCTCCAGTACGAAGTTCCCTTGGCCCCAGGATCAGGCGGGGCGCGGTGCACCCCTTCGGAACATGAATCCGGGTGACGAGAATGTCCGCACGGCCGCAATCCTCCCAGAGCGACTGCGCACTCGAAGACCGGACAATCGTTCCAAGCCCCTCCGCGCGATAGACGCACCCCAGCGGATCGCATTCGAAGCGATGCCCCGCCCGGTCTTCATCTTCGCCAAGCCCGGCCCGGCGGCGCCATACCATCGCTTCGAAGCCGCTCCACCCCGAACTTGTGACCAGTTCACGCCCGGTCTGCACCCCGACGACCCGGCCCCGGTCGCTGATCAGGATCTCCGGCGGTCTCCAGGGTGAGAGCAGCAACAGAAATACGGCGCACAGCAGCGGGACGGCCCCCAGAAAACGCCAGCCCGAGCGCCAGAGGCAGAGCCAGAGCGCGGACAGTACCGCCATGCCGACGGCCCATCCAGGTGCGGCCGACACGTTGTGCGTCGCATGGGGCCATCCCCGGATTTCCTGCGCGAGAACCAGAAGCAGATCGAGCCCCCATCCCATCGGCACGAGCGCCAGCATTTCCAAGCCGAGGGGCATCAACACCAATGCCGATACCCCCCAGGGCATGATCCAGATCCCCGCGGCCGGAACCGCGAGGAGATTGCTGGCAACTCCGTAAAGCGCCGCTTTTTGGAAGTGATAGAGGGCGACGGGCAACGTCGCGAGGCTCGCAACGAGCGAACTCAAGGCAAGTAGGAAAACGTGGCGCAGGACCCGATGCATCCATCCGTCCCGGCGGCGGCGGCTGGTCCAGTATCCCGCTTCATAGACCGCGACGAGGCAGGTCACGGCGGCGAAAGAGAGCTGAAAGCTCGCACTCAGCACATATTCCGGCCGGACAGCCATGATCGCCAACGCCGCCGCCGCGATCAGCCGCATGGAGATTGCCTTCCGTCCCAACAAGTGGCCGAGAAGCACGATCAGCGTCATCACATAAGCTCTGAGGGTCGGCACCGAGGCTCCGGAAAGAAGCAGATAGAGCGTCGCGAACAATATCGCGGCGACCGCCGCCGACTGCCGGACCGGCCAGGTCAACGCCGAACGCGGATGCAGACTAAGCAGGAGGCG includes these proteins:
- a CDS encoding ComEC/Rec2 family competence protein, whose translation is MRDWTDGAFELVSKVGAGLTRFQQVERERAGLWLPVAFGAGIVGYFGLRSEPAPWNGIAMIGVAALVLLMLRKSSVPAFAAILLLGASAGFTAAQFRTSQVAAPVLARGMTGVLEGVVITVRMTPRGFRTILKVERLGRLPTAQLPARARVLLLKRDDAPAAGSRISIFGRFQPPPPPVSPYAYDFRRALFFERIGAVGFALAPVTARATGEAAGEGRWASALARLRQELSSRIRAVLTGDRGALAAALLVGDRDWISEDAETAMRDAGIAHLLAISGLHMGLVAGCVFGFVRLLLSLHPRSALTWPVRQSAAVAAILFATLYLLLSGASVPTLRAYVMTLIVLLGHLLGRKAISMRLIAAAALAIMAVRPEYVLSASFQLSFAAVTCLVAVYEAGYWTSRRRRDGWMHRVLRHVFLLALSSLVASLATLPVALYHFQKAALYGVASNLLAVPAAGIWIMPWGVSALVLMPLGLEMLALVPMGWGLDLLLVLAQEIRGWPHATHNVSAAPGWAVGMAVLSALWLCLWRSGWRFLGAVPLLCAVFLLLLSPWRPPEILISDRGRVVGVQTGRELVTSSGWSGFEAMVWRRRAGLGEDEDRAGHRFECDPLGCVYRAEGLGTIVRSSSAQSLWEDCGRADILVTRIHVPKGCTAPRLILGPRELRTGGAIAVWMKDGQPEVVHSRNVHGDRPWTARVRFRKNEKD